Genomic DNA from Cheilinus undulatus linkage group 10, ASM1832078v1, whole genome shotgun sequence:
aacacaataaatgatatattttcaaTAAGCCTGAtgtaaacttaatttttttctgattcagtTTTTGGGAACTGGTATATGTGAAAGATTAGCATCAATATTtctatgaaacatttttttatttttgtgctgtgtCATAATTCATAAAATACATATGTTAAGCGTCCTTTTGCACACTTGTGTGCgttgagaaaaaaaagctctAAAAATATTGTAGAGGATTTGTTCAAAAAATTGTTGACAGTCCTGTTAACCAGCTTTTCCCCTAATTATTGATACcaaatatttatgatttatttacatttttttaccctttaattgccaAGTTTCTGTCATGATGTAGCTTCATTTTATGGCCCTTATCACAATGAATGATATTTTCAGTAAACCTGATGTAAGCTTAGGGGTTGCAGACGACACAACAGTGGTCGGGCTCACCTCAGGGGGAGATGAATCTGCGTACAGGGATGAGGtcaaaaaactgtcatcatggTGCAGCATCAACAACCTGGTCctcaacacaacaaaaactaaagaaataataGCAGACTTCAGGAGAAACAGATCTGACCTTCAGCCCATACACAATAACAGGGACTATGTGTAGAGGGTCTTGGACTTCAAGTTCCTGGGCATGCACCTGAATGATGACCTGACCTGGAAAACCAACACCACAGTGCTGATCAAAAAGGCACAGACTTCCTGAGGGTTCTGAAGAGCAACGCCCTGGccaaggagctgctggtgtcCTTTTACAGATGCTCCATTGAAAGTGTACTGGCATACTGCATCCTGgtgtggttctccagctgcactTCTCAGGAGAAGACACCTCTCCAGAGggtcatcaacacagcacagaaaatcacaggctgtgctctcctctccttagaggAACTGTTCAGGTCCTGCtgccacaggaaggccctgggcATCCTGAAGGACACATGCCACCCTGTGTCCAAGTCTGTGGACACGGGGTCCGATTCCATGGGATCCAGTTCAGATTCCATAATCACGGAGAGGGCTCTCTCCATGTTATATCTCTCTATCTCTATCTCAAAGTGAAATGAGGAGCTATCTTGATGCAGTGATGTGCGCACTGTGCTGCACCTGCAGGTGTGTGATCTTACCTGCAAGTTTCAGTAAGTTTCAAAGCTGTGCGGGTGCCCCtgtgtttttcttgattttacaTATTTCATAATATAAAGTGTCAACATAATTTGAATGTTGGCAGGAAAAAATAACACATGAAACTGAAGATGTAGAGTAGGTGCTTCCTCAAAGCTACCTGCCCCTTTATTCATCGGTGCCACATATGTGATAATGCAGCAATGCACACGCTGTTAGACAGGTGCGCGTGCACACACGCACTCAAATACTAGTACATATTGCTTTCATTCACAGACACACTGGTTTTCATGCCAATGCAAACCTGTTGTTTAAGACTTAGCTCAGGGAGAGGGGTGGGAAGAGTCTGCAATGGCTACATACAATGGTAGAAGCAGAAAATTGCTCCTGTTGTAAAATTTGAGAAATGACGTCATCAGGAAGGGAATCCCAccaaaaacaaactttgcagTCACAGGATTCAAATGAAGCAGAAAGAGAAGACGATGCATGATCTTCACATTGTATTCGAGCAGgatcaaaaacagaaatttgaatgggtttcaatgcgCACACTTTACAAAATAGGGTGGCTGTTGCATAACTATTGTTTACAAtgtgacaacttttttttttttcaaaacacccCCCAGGAAAACAACCTTGACATTAGTTATTAACAATatgcatgaaaatgaaaaaaaattaaatagaaaaaacaaaattcaaaagcaCACTAGTGTGCAAGGAGAATTATGGGgttaaagagatattttgggatttttgagTGGTATGAGATACTTGGCTATAATAGTGGCTTTAGcatccagtgatttctgtgacaGTTGATCCTttggttattacgagctcagagagatctgcAGCAcaatggctgtagatgggagcATTTTATCTGCAAAGTTTAACcagatttacataaaaatagacCAAGAAAATAGGTCGGCTTGCCTGTACCCTGTGttgaaaatgtacaaagcacTTAATTTCTCCAAAAAATGTCCTCTGTTTgaggcactaatttacgatgcagcttttgccattttgtgtCCTTCCACCTCCGTGCactgatcctctgatcagctttgtgggtctgtgggcttctaccgggataataacaccacagcaagctaaaacaaagataaaatgaGCGATTTTGActcgagtgatgatgatgtgcagttgactgtagaaatgagaggatatttgtatgaactgGAGTACACCGAAGAAGAACTGAGATGGAGAGTTAGCTGGCtaagagagcagagaaacttcatttgaaacatGGACGTCATTAAGCCCTTTTTACGTTACTTTCTGCCTAATGTATAGAGCAGAGCTACTCAACCCATGGCTCTCCAGTCGCATATGGTTCTATAGTTCCATGTCTAAATgaaatcttttatttcttttcatcttTGTATTATTATCGTAGGGTGCGTGCAACAGAGGAATGTGTGCAGAGGAGGTCTGCTGGtggtgcgtctcttcagtaaggtcattcattgaggtgtgctgtcttatGTTCAAACTAGAGCTTCTTATGTCCTCGTTTTAACAAGTTTCTTTAGTCACTTTCTGCCGATACACTTCCACACTTGTATTTTATGATGATCACTGCGATACGTGTCATCATCAAATTATATTTCACTAATTGCATCAATGGATGTTttccaacatcttttccatgaactCACTCCAGCATATAGACCTTTAAATAccagctcataaactcactcaggctgttattagaaaaaagggaaaacctcctgaaggctcaggaaaggaCAGTCTTCACAGGAAAAGAGAGTGAGCCAGATCATAGGTCCTGATGAATGTTCTACAActaataattaattaatcaagCATTTTATGGTATGGATAAAAAAATTTTATGGTATGGATAAAAAAATTTTATGGTATGgataaaaaaattggtaaacGCTATAATTTCTATAAGCCAAGCATCAACCCTTGGGGCTAAGCCCCCCGTGTCTTTCAATCCTAGTGACGTCCCAGATTTGAAAGTTTTTAGTAGGAGAGATTCCGAGCACGGGAtcgcattttccacacctacaccaccaggtaaatCTAAATCCCTCatattgtctttgttttagcttgttATGGTGTTATTATCCTTGTAGAAGCCCACAGACctacacagctgatcagaggatatcagtATGCGGAGGTGGAAGGacacaaaatggcaaaagctgcatcgtaaaatAGTGCctcaaacagatttttttggggggagaaatgaagtgctttgtatgtttttgacaCAGTGGACAGGTGAGCCAACATTCTCggcccatttttacacaaaactgGTTAAACTTTGCAGATGaaatgttcccatctacagccactatgcAGCGGATCGTTCTGAGCtcataataaccacaggatcaactttcacagaaatcacaggatgctaatgccactactatagccaagtatCTCATACCACCCAGCCTCAAAAATCTAAAGTCAGTAGagctgacagcttccattttGGTTAGTTGATTGTTTGGTTGAAAAACTTTTGTCTGATCAAGATGACCCTGgtcgtttttttttaaaaacctgaatGACCGATTGATTGGATGGTGCCTGGGTGTAATTTCGGTCAACTAAATTTTTCTTCGGTTGACTACAGGCCAAAAAGTCACAGACAGGAACTGAAACTTGAtggataacttcattcatgatgcaaacatcaaaaatctttaaaaaaaaaaacaacaacaaaaaaaacccatatataaacacatataacaacacatataaaacacatctaaacactctgacCAAGGGCATGATGCTCACACATCCCCCCCAAATTTGTAATCGTAGAGAACAGGGCTTCGATCACTTGATTCCTCACGGAGTTGAACTAACATTGAATGGACCAACACTGTCAAAATCTCCAACACTGAaaaccatttcactcagaatggagttaaaaatacatcttggccaataaaaattaactttgaaatatttaaccctaAGATTTCAgaacttcagtttttgttttcaatataGGCTGGGATGTGTTAAGAATCAGCGGCAACAATGATTttgatcaatcaatcaatcaatcaaactttatttataaatcgcttttcatacataacatgtaactcaaagtgctttacatagacaaaaaaaaaaacattccctcaaacccACCCACCCCTGCATGATGCATGATtatgttttgcatgtttagcATCTTTCATCTCCAcatgccaaatatggtcaaaatgacACCATCTGGTGGAGTAAAGCAAAAATGATCAAGGCAAAAGTCCAGATCGACACccagataaaataaaattcatgtATAACATTTTAGTAGGAGTGAGAACAATTACAGTTCGGATGGGTTTCAATGGTGCAGTTTTTGTAATTAACAGTTTGAGTGTAACTCTTCCtttaaacagtgtattttagactcactgtaggagctgagctggaaatgAATTAATCATGAATTATGATCTGATTTTTAATAAAGCTACTTACATACTGGAGTAATAGTGTAATGTCAGAACTGATCTCAGGCTTCAATGGTTACAAGTTTGACTtagtttcatatttttcaaaaacttgttgCTTCTCATAtttgttggttttgtttttaggGGGTCTGTGCACAATAATGTgttgatccttttttttttttttttttgtcttttgaagGCAAACGTATTTATTGAAAGATCATTGCATGTCTGGTGTCAGTGATGATGGTGTGaaagaaaagtcagaatttgtTTCCACACTTTGCTGTTGGCCCACAGAGATGTGAAACCACTTGTGGTTTGAAGCTTGTGTATTTAGCTCCTCATATGTGATGTGCTGGTTTATTTCAGACTCTGTCACCCTCCAGTGGCAGCATGCAGCAAGGACACACAAATGAGGGGAGATAACCTGCTGTGAGAGTTTTGTGATTATGATGTGTTCATCATGATTATCTGCTGAAATGATGTCAAAATCTTTAAGAATGAACAGAATAATGAATTATCCAATCATCAGTGAAGCAGGAAAGGGAAACTGCACACGAACTATGAATGCACTACTATGAATACCATGAATGAAACAGGACTGAGTGATGACAAAATCGCTGCATTTACAGAGTACCTTTAGCTCATGTTTATGTAGCTAACAATGCCTGGGACAAAATGGTGACCTACTGAAAAAGGTACCAGTAAAATGTGAGGGAATAAGAGTGCATTTCAAAAAATGAATCTGAACTCAAGTGGTATGTGGGTCTTTGAAATCAATCTTGCTTGCTTTAATTTAGGTGTatcatgaagaaatgttatttcctgttcattaaaaacaggtgTTTAATTTAAACTGAGGAGACAAGAGAGATATAGTATGTGATGGAGATCATACCAGAATCACATTTTCATATTCTCAATGTTGtgtattctttaaatatttgattttcattcatttgtgtCAATAATCTTACAGCAGTTATATGAGAGCTTTAGACAAATGTTACACAAGCTGTTTGGCGAAATTCGTTTCTCAAAGGCTGACAAAAAGGAAGTGTCAAACCTCAGTCTTCTGCTTACAAACCACCCACAAAAGTTAGACAAAATAGTTCCTTGTATTATAGCATGGTGAAAATGTTGCTACTTGTTGGACTAGTCTTCATCGTCCTCATGACATCTGGCAACATTGCTCAGAAAAAGGTTGCTTGACTGACAtgtttaaagacacaaaactttAGAAACCAAAAAAAGGCTTTGACAGTTTCATTTGtttaagatgtgttttattatgagTCTCCTTAGGCATATAAGCAATACACACTTGAGGCTATAGTATTAATAATAAGAAGATAAAGGTTGAactctggtgtgtgtgtgtataataTATGACCTTAATTTTTGGGTTCATATTCAAAGTTCAAAGAAGATGAAGAAGGAAGAGCATTCTGAAAACCACAGGGCAATGCTTAGTCCTTTCATAAACACTTGGaggaataatttttttttaattaaatgatgcaaaaaaacagaaactgtccaaaaatgtacataaaaatgtatttacataCACACATTAAGCTTTAGGCAGAAGtgagatgaaataaaacaggaacAGAGTTTTTGTTCTACACCTTATTTTTACATGAGTAAAGTCACAAAGCTGAGCTGTGAGAGTCAGCAGACATGTTGACTTGACAGTTAAAGCTCAGATGGAGAGGTTCTCCTTTCAGCTATTATCACAGAATCATTTTCATACTCTGACATTTCAAAGTCTGCAGAGCCCTCAGCTTTCTGGGATTTCCTTTTCTTCCAAGCAAAATAGACAACTGTCCCGACTAAAACCAGGATTACCACAGCTGCTCGCAAAACATTCATGAGCAAGGGGAGACCTGTTTGATGTAAAGTGGTGTAGTTAAAGGTTATGCTAATAATAGAGGGTGTAATCGTCACAGTCTCCTTACCCCCAGAAAGTGTTGTTGATTGAATACACTGAGTTTCATTGGTTGGAAGTAACCACTTTGTTATGTACGTCCCATTGAGTAAGGTGCAGTCAAAGAATTGGAAGCCTGTGGGAAAGAAAACCAGATCAATAACTGATGCATGTTTAATTATCGGTCTGTTCTCATGCTCTCACTCACCACAGGTAGATATCTGCTCTTCTTTGGTGACACTGGTGACCTGGTTTCTGACTGTGCAGGCCAGTGGTCCTGACTGGTCTTGTTTCAGAGTGATATTCTGACTTTCACTGTTTCCAGAGAGGAGCTGTGAGTTGCTCAGTGTTCGTCCATTCAGCGTCCAGCTGTACTGAGGGCTGTCCCCTTCCTGAGAGGAGCAGGAGACCCTCTTCTCTCCCTCAGACAGACACTCAGAGGTCAGCCGGACAGAGGACACAGGAACTGGAGAAAAGTTACACATTACCTTTTACATCATTGGAAACATTATTGTTCTTTAAAGTTCTCAAACAGTTGATATAGAtataaatgtgggaaaagagaTACATTTCTGCCAATGTAACTGCCAGTGTACAAAAATGCTGTTTACCTTGGATGTTCAACTGtagagtttgttttgctttatttgatCCACTTGaatcaaaaaataattcaaGAGTATATTCACCACCGTCATTCCTGCTCAGGTCATTGATCCTCAATGTTCCATCACTGGGAGTAAATGAGGATCTGTTTGTAATCTGATTCGTTATAAACTTCTCCTCTCTCCCCTGTAATATgtttgtttctccttttttccagcCATATCTAAATATTTTGGAGGCATCATCCATCAGCCGAAAGACCACGGTTCCTCCCAGAGGTCCAAAACACACAGCTCCATTCTGTCTGCCATCACAgtgtgtttctacaccttggaATTAAAAACACACTCATAATAACATATTTATGAGGCAGTATTGATTATTGAATTTCCAGTAAATTAATGACAActgaaaacatgcagaaattcAACTGAAATAAGTAGCTTGATGCAAATGTGTCACTGCACAGCCAGACCTAGTGTATTAGAGTCACATATATAACATATTATGAACTTTATTGCAAATGATATTGAATTATTTAAAGTTAGATTTCacttaatgcaaaataagtatTTTTAGAGCTAGATAGTTAGTTGTTATATTCTTCTGACTGAATTTAAACAAAGGTGCTCTGAGCATGTTTGAACAACATATAGTCAGCCCAATACactgtcatcattttaaacacagacatAAACAAAGCTAAGAAATGTATCAAAT
This window encodes:
- the LOC121516758 gene encoding uncharacterized protein LOC121516758; this encodes MDAVFGLLVLLLGVSHGVETHCDGRQNGAVCFGPLGGTVVFRLMDDASKIFRYDWKKGDTTILQGRKDMITNNQIESRSSFTPSNGTFRINDLSRNDVGDYTLEFFVDSSGFNKATRTLQLNIQGVETHCDGRQNGAVCFGPLGGTVVFRLMDDASKIFRYGWKKGETNILQGREEKFITNQITNRSSFTPSDGTLRINDLSRNDGGEYTLELFFDSSGSNKAKQTLQLNIQVPVSSVRLTSECLSEGEKRVSCSSQEGDSPQYSWTLNGRTLSNSQLLSGNSESQNITLKQDQSGPLACTVRNQVTSVTKEEQISTCGFQFFDCTLLNGTYITKWLLPTNETQCIQSTTLSGGKETVTITPSIISITFNYTTLHQTGLPLLMNVLRAAVVILVLVGTVVYFAWKKRKSQKAEGSADFEMSEYENDSVIIAERRTSPSEL